In Clostridium ljungdahlii DSM 13528, the genomic window AAGCTGCATCGTATAACCTAGTGCACCCATGGTCCTCGGAACTATAGTTATCTTATGTACAGGATCCGTATGTTTTAATAATGCAGCCACAAGTGCATGACCTACTTCATGAAAAGCAACAGCTCTTTTTTCAGCATCAGATAAAATTCTATCTTTCTTTTCTTTACCAGCCATAACTACTTCTACTGATTCCTCTAAGTCTTCCTGAATTACTTCTTCCCTACCATTTTTCACTGCCCTTAAAGCAGCTTCATTTATCATATTAGCCAAATCCGCTCCTACAGCTCCAGGAGTCGATTTTGCTATAGAATTTAAATCTACATCTTCTGAAACTTTAACTCCCTTAGTATGAACTTTAAGTATACTTTCTCTTCCCTTTAAATCAGGCCTATCTACTATAACCCTTCTATCAAATCTTCCTGGTCTTAAAAGTGCCTTGTCAAGTACTTCTGGTCTATTGGTAGCTGCTAAAATTACAACTCCTTTAGAAGAATCAAATCCATCCATCTCTGCAAGAAGTTGATTCAAAGTTTGCTCCCTCTCATCATTTCCAGATACGTTGCCACCCCTACTTTTACCTATGGCATCTATTTCATCTATAAATACTATACAAGGAGCCTTTTCCTGTGCCTGTTTAAATAAATCTCTAACTCTAGATGCCCCCATACCTACAAACATCTCTACAAAAGCAGAACCTGATATAGAGAAAAATGGGACTTTAGCTTCCCCTGCTACAGCTTTTGCAAGAAGAGTCTTTCCTGTCCCTGGTGGCCCTACAAGGAGTGCCCCCTTAGGAAGCTTTGCACCTATTGATACATATTTTTGAGAGTTATGCAAGAAATCAACTATTTCAATCAGAGATTCTTTAGCTTCTTCCTGTCCTGCCACATCACTAAAGTTCACGCCAGTTTCATTTTCCGCATATATTTTAGCGGTATTCTTTCCAAAGGACATAACTCCACTGCCCATTTTTTTATCTAATCTTCCCATTAAAATACTTCCAAAAAACATAATTATACTTAAGGGTAAAATCCAATTTGTAAAAAGGCTTCTCATTAGAGAGCTTTCCTGTGACACGCCTTCATATTGAACTTTGGCATCATTTAACTTTTTAATTAAATTCTGATCATCTACCCTTTCAGTATAAAGTATTTTTCCTTTATGAGCTGTATCCTTATCCTTGGGAGTTATTATTAGCCTATCCTTGGATATTTGTACATTAGATATTTTATTTTGGTTAATATAATTTATAAAATCACTATATTTTATGTGCTCATATTTTAATTGGCTAGAGTATTCATTAACTATAAACACAATTATAACAGCTAATAGTGAATAATAAATAACATATTTGAATTTGTTACCTTTAAATTTTTTGCTATTAAACATATGTAAGCCTCCACTTTATTTCAACTCATAATCTACTTATATTATAGCAATAAATACTCTTTTTCCTACTAGTATTTACAAAATATTTTTAAAGTTATTTTTAACCAAATATCTATGATATTTGCAAGTAACCACTAAATTTATTTGCCAAAAAGAAATACTATCAAAATTTTGATAGCATTTCTAAAAATTGAAGTATTATATTAACACAGGTTTCTTTAATATGCTTTTCCCCAATAAACTAATTTATCAGCTTTTTTACCACAGCACACGCAGGTATCTGAAATATGTTCTTGTTCAAATGGAATGCATCTTGAAGACGCACCAGTAACTTCTTTAATTTTTTCTTCACATTTAGCGTCTCCACACCACATAGCCTTTACAAAACCTATTTTATTTTCCATTATATCTTTAAACTCTTCCATGTTTACAGCATTATTTGTATTGTTTTCTATAAGATTTTTTGCCTTTTCAAACATACCGTCATGAATTTTATCTAAAAGATCTGGTATATCCTTTTCCAGGTTATCCATGGATACTATTATCTTTTCTCCACTGTCTCTCCTTACAAGTACAACTTGATTTTTCTCGATATCCTTTGGTCCTACTTCAAGACGTATAGGAACTCCCTTCATCTCATATTCACTAAACTTCCATCCAGCCATTTTATCACTGTCATCAAGTTTAACTCTTGCAAATTTAGCTATTCTATCTTTTAGTTCGTTTGCCTTATCCAGTACTCCTTCTTTATGCTGTGCTATAGGTACTATAATTACCTGAGTAGGAGCTATTCTAGGTGGAACTACGAGTCCATTATCATCGCCATGTACCATTATAATTGCTCCTAAAAGACGGGTTGTTACACCCCAGGAAGTCTGGTATACATATTGAAGTTTTCCTTCTTTATCTGAATACTGCATTCCAAAAGATTTCGCAAAGTTCTGTCCTAAGTAATGAGATGTACCAGCCTGAAGTGCCTTTCCATCATGCATAAGTGCTTCTATAGTATATGTAGCTTCTCCTCCTGCAAATTTTTCACTGTCAGTTTTCTGTCCTTTTAATACTGGAATAGCCAGTACTTTTTCACAAAGATCCGCATATACATTCAGCATCCTTGTGGTCTCCTCTTGGGCTTCCTTCTTAGTTTCATGTATAGTATGACCTTCTTGCCATAAAAATTCTGTAGTTCTAAGGAAAGGTCTTGTAGTCTTTTCCCATCTAACTACAGAACACCACTGATTGTAAAGCTTAGGCAAGTCTTTATAAGACTGAACTATCTTAGCATAATGTTCACAAAATAATGTTTCTGATGTTGGACGAACACATAATTTTTCTGTAAGTTCTTCATTACCACCGTGAGTTACCCAGGCAACTTCTGGTGCAAATCCCTCTATATGATCCTTTTCCTTTTGAAGAAGACTTTCAGGAATAAATAAGGGCATATATACATTTTGATGTCCTGTTTCTTTAAATCTTTTGTCTAAATAACTCTGAATATTTTCCCACATAGCATAAGCATAAGGACGTATTATCATACAGCCTCTTACACTTGAATAATCAGCTAATTCTGCTTTTTTTACAATGTCTGTATACCACTGTGCAAAATCTTCATCTCTTGATGTTATTTGTTCTACCATCTTTTTACTCAATTTTAATTACCTCCAAAATTTGAATCTAGTGTAGTTAGTTTTTCCTTTAAATATAAAAAAGCCTCCAATCCCAAAAGGGACCGAGGTTACGTCGGCGGTACCACCCTGATTAATATATTTAAAATATTAAACATATTCTCTCAATTATAATTATAACGGCAATTACCGCTGTATTCTAACAGAACTCAAAGGTAGGTTCAAAATGTACATTTAGAAACTTTCACCACCCGTTTCCTCTCTTAAAAAAATATCATTTCTACTAATCCTCTTCTTTGCATATCACTATATTTAATTAAACTCTTTCTATATAATAGAATACAGGAAATTTATTGTCAATATATTTTTTAAAATTAGAGTTTCTCCAAATATTATACATCTAAAAATATTCCTATTTTTTAAACATCTCCTACTATATCTTACCAAACCAAATTTCTAATAAACTAACCAAAAAACTGCATAATAAGATTAGGAGGTAAATTCATATGAAATTTAAAAAATCTATTGTACTAATTATTTCTATTTTTTTATTTGGTATATTTATCCCAAATGTACATGCTTTTTTAGGCAAGCCTTATTATGTAAAAAACTCGAAAATACCACATCACCTTTATGTAATTTACCAAAATGATCTAACTCCTGCAGAAAAAACTATGATAGTCACCCTTCAAGGAGTAATATCAAATAAGTCAAATTCTCAAATATATACTTTAAACAAAAATCAACCTGATTACAAAATATGGCTGGATGATTTAAAAACAAATTACGGGGTAACTTATACCATAGTAAAAGATCCCTGGTATTTATTAGATAAATTTAAATCACTAGTGTCTGGATATGTACTTTACAGCAGTTATCCTGAGAAAAACCCTTCTATTAACAATGCCTGCTCTCTTGCAGCATTAAAAAATTCCATAGCTATAGATAAATCTATAGAAGATAAGGTTAAAAGTACAGGAATTAAAATACAGGGTGATTGTGTAAACACCGATAAATATTGGGCTTATAATAATTTGTGGAATTCAGGACTAAATCATTCCGTTGTAATTCAGCTGTCTCCAAATAAAAATGCTCCTCTTAGAGATTATGGAATCATGAGTAAATGTTTAGTGTTTTATGAGGATGATCTAAAAGATTTCTCACTAAGGGATAAAGTTTTTGAGTCTATGAAAAAGGACTCTACATGCCTTGGATGGGGGCCTGACGAACATGGTAATGTAAGTGCAGCCTCTAAAAATGGAGTAAGTATGGTTCCTGCAGATTGGTCTTACAATTTAACAGTATTAAGTGCCTTTCCATCAGTACCTTTAACACAAAAAAGCAGTGTAAAGCCTGATAAAAAACTTTTCTATCAACCTATGCACTACGTAACTTTTATAATGTCAGATGGAGATAACCAGCAGTGGAACCTGGGGAGTAATTATGGATCTGAAAAATGGTACGGATCTCCTAAAAGAGGTAGTTTTAATATGGGATTCAGCATAAGTCCTTCTATGTATGAACTAGCGCCTACCGTTTTTAAACTATATTATAAAAATACATCTTCAATTCCTTATAGGGATAACTTTGTAGTATCACCTTCTGGCAATGGTTATATGTACCCTAGTAAATTTAAGGAAGATTCTTTAAACGCATATCTAAAAAGATTAAACAATTATATGGCAGATGTAGATGAAAGGTATGTATCAGTTTTGGATGATTGGTCACTTTATGATACTAAATTATGGAATAAATACACTACTTGTTCAAATGTTGACGGTATATTCTACCTTAATTATAATAAGCAAAATGACTATAAAGGTAAAATTGTATGGAGCAATGGAAAACCAGTGGTGTCCTGCAGAGATGTACTCTGGTATGGACTGGAAGAGGAAGATGCTCTTATAAATAACATAAATAATTATGTTAATAAAGGCTACACCAACATATCCAAACCTGAAGCCTATACGTTTGTGTACGTTCATGCATGGAGTAAATCTATGAAAGACGTAGAAAAAGTAATAACAGAGTTAAATAAAAATCCTAAAGTAAAAGTTGTCCCACCAGATACATTTATGGATATTATGAAAAAGAATATCAGTAAATAAGCTCTATAGGGGAATCTAAGCAAAAATCAACTTATACTCCGGATATCTTTTACAACCTTCAGCTCGTTAAATATTTTGATAAGTCTAAGTAAAAAATTCTAAAAAAGCTAAGAACTTTTGAAAACTCGTACCTCAGACAATTTAAAAGTTCTAAGTTTTTACGAATTTTTTCCAAGACTTATATACAAAATATTTAAAAGAGCTTCAGCATTGTAAAAATATGCCTGCGTATAAGTTGATTTTAAGCTAGAATACCCACATAGAGTTTTCAATTGAAATTTAGACTTATACATGAAATATAATGACAAAATTGAAGGCACTTTTAAAAATTTTTTTGTAAGTCTTAGTGAGGTATTTTAGGAAATCTTAGAAGCTTAGATATGTTTGAGGCACGAGTTTAGCTAAGCTTCTTAGCTTTTCAAAATACCGGACTTTAGACTTACTAAAATTTTTAAGGTGACGCAATTTGTCATTATATGATTTAGTATAAGTCAAATTCTAATTTAAAACTCCTACTATTGTTCTTATAATATCTTCTATTCTATCCTTTATTAATTCAGATGCATGCTCCATAGAATATTCAAGCGACGTAGGTTTATCTATGATACTAAATAAGGAAGTAACACCAATATCATATAAGCTCTTATAGTTATCTCCAAGACCACCGGACAATACAATTACAGGCTTATTGTATTTTTTAGCTAGTTTTGCAACGCCTAGAGGAGCCTTTCCAAAAGCAGTTTGAAAATCGGTGTTTCCTTCTCCTGTTATAACTAAATCACTGGCTTTTATTTTATCTTCCATTCCAGTAATATCAATTACAACATCTATACCTTTTTCTAATTTAGCATTTAAAAAGGCCATAAGTGCAAATCCCATTCCACCTGCAGCACCTGCTCCTGGAGTTTGTGATAAGTCCTTATTTAGAGTATCCTTCACAACCTCAGAATAATGCATTAAATTATCATCCAGCAATTTGACCATTTCAGGAGATGAATTTTTTTGAGGTCCATACACAAAAGATGCACCATTTTTACCACATAGAGGATTAACCACGTCCGATGCAACAATAAATTCACTTTCATATATTCTGCCATCTAAACTGCTTAAATCCACCCTTGCCAGCTTATCAAGGCATCCGCCTCCATAACCAATCTCCCTATTACATTCATCTAAGAAGCTTGCACCTAAAGCCTGCAGCATACCTGCACCACCGTCATTTGTAGCACTTCCTCCTATTCCAATTATAAACTTTCTACATCCTTTATTTAGAGCGCTTTCTATAAGCTGTCCAGTTCCATAAGATGTAGTTATAAGTGGATTCCTTTTATTTTCAGGTACAAGATATAATCCTGAAGCCGAGGCCATTTCTATAATTGCAGTTTTATCTTTTAATATTCCGTAATGAGCTTTTATTTTTTCTCCTAAAGGTCCATTAACTTTTTCAAAATATTCTGTACCTTTTGTAGATGAAACAATTGCATCTACTGTGCCTTCTCCCCCATCTGCAATAGGAACTTCCAGTATATCCATCTGAGATACCCTGAGTATTCCTTCTCTAAGAGCACTGCAAACATCTTTTGAAGACAAACTTCCTTTAAAGGAATCTGGAGCAAGAAGTATTCTCAATTTTAATTCCCCCTATAATGCTACTAGTACAACATTCTAATTAAACTACTGCATTTTGTTTGGCAGCACTTCTTCTAGACTTAATTACCATAGAAATAGCAGCCGTAATCATTAAGAATATTCCTAAAACAATAAATCCTAGGAATCCTCCAAATTTTCCTTGAATCCATCCTACAATGTAAGGTCCTAAAAATCCTCCCAAGTTTCCAAGAGCATTTATAAGTCCCATAGCTGCTGCTGCAAGTTCAGGTCTCAATATATCTGTAGGTATAGCCCAGAATGGTCCATAAGGTCCATATACTCCTATAGCTGCTATAATTAAGAATATCATTTTTCCTACAGCCGTATGTGCAAAATACTGTCCTCCAATAAGTCCAAATGCTCCAATTAAAAGAGGTATAGCAACATGCGTTTCCCTTTGATGCCTCTTATCAGATAAGGAAGAGTTAACAGCCATAGATGCCATTGCAAAAATAAAAGGTATTGCACTTATAAGTCCTACTGCAGAAGAATTAAGTCCTTTAAAACCTTTTACAACGCTTGGCACCCACATAGTATATCCATAAAAACCAGACATCCAGAAAAAGTAGGCAACCAAAAGCAATATAACTGTTGAATTTTTAAAAGCTGAACCATATCCAGTAGCTTTAGGCTTATTTTCATTTTCTTTCGCAATTGTATCTTCTACATATTTTCTCTCATCGTCAGATACCCATTTAGCATCAGCTGGACTATCAGATATTGCAAACCACCATACAAATCCCCAAATAAGAGGTAAAAGTCCTTCAATTAAAAATACCATACGCCAGCTTGTTATAGATATAAGCCAGCCTGTAATAGGTGCCATAATAACAGCAGATAACGGCATGTTAATCATCCAAAAAGCATTAGCACGAGCTCTTTCTCCTGACGGAAACCATTTAGCAAGCAGTACTAAAACTGACGGCCATACACCACCTTCAAATACTCCTAAAAGTAACCTTAATACAAATAGCTGAGCTTTACTTTGTACTAAACTTGTACACATAGCAACTATACTCCAAAGCATAATCAGTATAAATACAACTTTTTTGGCACTCCACTTATCTGCTAGTATAGCAGCTGGTATCTGCA contains:
- a CDS encoding MFS transporter, which produces MGTSRRWVRIIPIAFVMYMTAYMDRINVSMILPYIDKSFNLTSADMGIASGIFFVGYMVLQIPAAILADKWSAKKVVFILIMLWSIVAMCTSLVQSKAQLFVLRLLLGVFEGGVWPSVLVLLAKWFPSGERARANAFWMINMPLSAVIMAPITGWLISITSWRMVFLIEGLLPLIWGFVWWFAISDSPADAKWVSDDERKYVEDTIAKENENKPKATGYGSAFKNSTVILLLVAYFFWMSGFYGYTMWVPSVVKGFKGLNSSAVGLISAIPFIFAMASMAVNSSLSDKRHQRETHVAIPLLIGAFGLIGGQYFAHTAVGKMIFLIIAAIGVYGPYGPFWAIPTDILRPELAAAAMGLINALGNLGGFLGPYIVGWIQGKFGGFLGFIVLGIFLMITAAISMVIKSRRSAAKQNAVV
- a CDS encoding glycerate kinase, coding for MRILLAPDSFKGSLSSKDVCSALREGILRVSQMDILEVPIADGGEGTVDAIVSSTKGTEYFEKVNGPLGEKIKAHYGILKDKTAIIEMASASGLYLVPENKRNPLITTSYGTGQLIESALNKGCRKFIIGIGGSATNDGGAGMLQALGASFLDECNREIGYGGGCLDKLARVDLSSLDGRIYESEFIVASDVVNPLCGKNGASFVYGPQKNSSPEMVKLLDDNLMHYSEVVKDTLNKDLSQTPGAGAAGGMGFALMAFLNAKLEKGIDVVIDITGMEDKIKASDLVITGEGNTDFQTAFGKAPLGVAKLAKKYNKPVIVLSGGLGDNYKSLYDIGVTSLFSIIDKPTSLEYSMEHASELIKDRIEDIIRTIVGVLN
- the proS gene encoding proline--tRNA ligase, which encodes MVEQITSRDEDFAQWYTDIVKKAELADYSSVRGCMIIRPYAYAMWENIQSYLDKRFKETGHQNVYMPLFIPESLLQKEKDHIEGFAPEVAWVTHGGNEELTEKLCVRPTSETLFCEHYAKIVQSYKDLPKLYNQWCSVVRWEKTTRPFLRTTEFLWQEGHTIHETKKEAQEETTRMLNVYADLCEKVLAIPVLKGQKTDSEKFAGGEATYTIEALMHDGKALQAGTSHYLGQNFAKSFGMQYSDKEGKLQYVYQTSWGVTTRLLGAIIMVHGDDNGLVVPPRIAPTQVIIVPIAQHKEGVLDKANELKDRIAKFARVKLDDSDKMAGWKFSEYEMKGVPIRLEVGPKDIEKNQVVLVRRDSGEKIIVSMDNLEKDIPDLLDKIHDGMFEKAKNLIENNTNNAVNMEEFKDIMENKIGFVKAMWCGDAKCEEKIKEVTGASSRCIPFEQEHISDTCVCCGKKADKLVYWGKAY
- the ftsH gene encoding ATP-dependent zinc metalloprotease FtsH is translated as MFNSKKFKGNKFKYVIYYSLLAVIIVFIVNEYSSQLKYEHIKYSDFINYINQNKISNVQISKDRLIITPKDKDTAHKGKILYTERVDDQNLIKKLNDAKVQYEGVSQESSLMRSLFTNWILPLSIIMFFGSILMGRLDKKMGSGVMSFGKNTAKIYAENETGVNFSDVAGQEEAKESLIEIVDFLHNSQKYVSIGAKLPKGALLVGPPGTGKTLLAKAVAGEAKVPFFSISGSAFVEMFVGMGASRVRDLFKQAQEKAPCIVFIDEIDAIGKSRGGNVSGNDEREQTLNQLLAEMDGFDSSKGVVILAATNRPEVLDKALLRPGRFDRRVIVDRPDLKGRESILKVHTKGVKVSEDVDLNSIAKSTPGAVGADLANMINEAALRAVKNGREEVIQEDLEESVEVVMAGKEKKDRILSDAEKRAVAFHEVGHALVAALLKHTDPVHKITIVPRTMGALGYTMQLPTEEKYLVSKEEMIDKICVMLGGRSAEEVELNSISTGASNDIERATETARSMVTMYGMTDRFDMMGLESIKDRYLDGRPVQNCSAETAAIIDDETLNIIKECHEKARSIIKENKDLLIKISESLIEKETLMGEEFMDIIKEYNDKKQETQDTKL
- a CDS encoding GxGYxYP domain-containing protein, which encodes MKFKKSIVLIISIFLFGIFIPNVHAFLGKPYYVKNSKIPHHLYVIYQNDLTPAEKTMIVTLQGVISNKSNSQIYTLNKNQPDYKIWLDDLKTNYGVTYTIVKDPWYLLDKFKSLVSGYVLYSSYPEKNPSINNACSLAALKNSIAIDKSIEDKVKSTGIKIQGDCVNTDKYWAYNNLWNSGLNHSVVIQLSPNKNAPLRDYGIMSKCLVFYEDDLKDFSLRDKVFESMKKDSTCLGWGPDEHGNVSAASKNGVSMVPADWSYNLTVLSAFPSVPLTQKSSVKPDKKLFYQPMHYVTFIMSDGDNQQWNLGSNYGSEKWYGSPKRGSFNMGFSISPSMYELAPTVFKLYYKNTSSIPYRDNFVVSPSGNGYMYPSKFKEDSLNAYLKRLNNYMADVDERYVSVLDDWSLYDTKLWNKYTTCSNVDGIFYLNYNKQNDYKGKIVWSNGKPVVSCRDVLWYGLEEEDALINNINNYVNKGYTNISKPEAYTFVYVHAWSKSMKDVEKVITELNKNPKVKVVPPDTFMDIMKKNISK